A stretch of the Nothobranchius furzeri strain GRZ-AD chromosome 5, NfurGRZ-RIMD1, whole genome shotgun sequence genome encodes the following:
- the LOC129160839 gene encoding zinc finger protein 260-like, whose protein sequence is MDTDVQQLVLVKEEDPEEQSAGVDQQDPEHLHIKEEQEELWTSLEGEHLCLKEETEAVGFPVTAVSIKSEDDEEKPLVSQLHQQQIEDRDVPTSSSADQMTAETGGGAGTSRNPHEQTSDYSETEVNGDDDDDDDDDDDDDGVNLDSELSDSGSETGDEEDDDWNESRSSESDDSRKREEADEKPLLLRFHNHPMKDGGVPTSSLDGQMTAKVGGGAETIKNLDLDPNEKISDSSETEVGGEDEDDLNLDSEHSDSGPETGNGDHGCNENKSSESDIKTVNKSFSCPVCGIRFLHKWSLQEHVRMTSHSAVKSSECSVNTKCVKEKQHEGSCRKVQKQQKSFSCDDCGKRFSLKSNLTRHMTGHTGEKPFACDLCGQRFSHKNSLNCHMRVHTGEKPFACELCGYRCTQKAHLTIHMKVHTGEKPFACELCGQRFSHKHNLNTHMRVHTGEKPFSCELCGYRCTQKASLTIHMKVHTGEKPFACELCGYRCTQKASLTIHMKVHTGEKSFACELCGQTFSRKHSLNTHMRVHTGDKPFACELCDYRCTQKASLNYHMRVHTGEKSFACVLCGQTFSRKHSLNTHMKVHTGEKPFACELCEYRCTQKAHLTIHMRVHTGEKSFACELCEYRCTQKASLNYHMRVHTGDKPFACELCGQRFSRKTHVKRHMRIHTKLEGFI, encoded by the exons atgttcaacagctggtgctggttaaagaagaagatcctgaagaacagagtgctggtgtggaccagcaggacccagaacacctccacataaaggaggaacaggaggagctctggaccagtctggagggagagcatctctgtttgaaggaggagactgaagctgtcgggtttcctgttactgctgtttctataaagagtgaggatgatgaagagaaacctctggtctcacagcttcatcagcagcaaatagaagacagagatgttccaaccagcagctcagctgaccagatgacagcagaaactggtggaggagcaggaactagcaggaaccctcatgaacaaacatctgattattcagagactgaagttaatggagatgatgatgatgatgatgatgatgatgatgatgatgatggtgtgaatctggactctgagctgtcagactctgggtctgaaactggagatgaagaagatgatgactggaatgagagcaggtcttctgagtcagatg ATTCAAGGAAGAGAGAGGAGGCGgatgagaaacctctgctcttacGTTTCCACAACCATCCAATGAAAGACGgaggtgtcccaaccagcagcttagatgggcagatgacagcaaaagttggtggaggagcagaaactatcaagaacctagatctggaccctaatgaaaagatatccgattcttcagagactgaagttggtggagaagatgaagatgatttgaatctagactctgagcaTTCAGACTCTGGACCTGAAACTGGAAATggagaccatggctgtaatgagaaTAAGTCTTCGGAGTCAGATATTAAGACAgtcaacaaatcatttagctgccctgtgtgtggtatacggttcctccacaagtggtctcttcaggaacatgtgagaatgacaagtcattcagcagtaaagtcttcagagtgttcggttaatacaaaatgtgtgaaagagaagcaacatgAAGGCTCATGCAGAAAAGTCCAGAAACAAcagaaatcatttagttgtgatgactgtgggaaaagatttagccTAAAGTCCAATTTAACCCGTCATATGACAGGCCACACCGGGGAGAAGCCTTTTGCATGTgacctctgtggacaaagatttagccataaaaatagtttaaactgtcacatgagagtccacacaggagagaagccttttgcctgtgagctctgtggatacagatgtacccaaaaggcacatttaactatacacatgaaagtccacacaggagagaaaccttttgcctgtgagctctgtggacaaagatttagccataaacataatttaaacacacacatgagagtccacacaggagagaagcctttttcctgtgagctctgtggatacagatgtacccaaaaggcaagtttaactatacacatgaaagtccacacaggagagaagccttttgcctgtgagctctgtggatacagatgtacccaaaaggcaagtttaactatacacatgaaagtccacacaggagagaagtcttttgcctgtgagctctgtggacaaacattTAGCCGTAAacatagtttaaacacacacatgagagtccacacaggagataagccttttgcctgtgagctctgtgattacagatgtacccaaaaggcaagtttaaactatcacatgagagtccacacaggagagaagtctTTTGCCTGTGTGCTCTGTGGACAAACATTTAGCCGTAAacatagtttaaacacacacatgaaagtccacacaggagagaagccttttgcctgtgagctctgtgaatacagatgcacccaaaaggcacatttaactatacacatgagagtccacacgggAGAGAagtcttttgcctgtgagctctgtgaatacagatgtacccaaaaggcaagtttaaactatcacatgagagtccacacaggtgataagccttttgcctgtgagctctgtggacaaaggtttagcCGAAAGACACATGTAAAGAGACATATGCGCATCCACACAAAACTTGAGGGATTTATTTAA